The following is a genomic window from Micropterus dolomieu isolate WLL.071019.BEF.003 ecotype Adirondacks linkage group LG12, ASM2129224v1, whole genome shotgun sequence.
ACTTGttgttatataaaaatataacaaaataaaatgcagtaatCAGAAGCTTGTTTATTTAACTAGTTACTTTGGGGGGCAatgcacatttttttcttctatgttaaatttgcattgcatgttttcttattttgcaaataaacctttctcaaagcattttcatttgttatctaacatttcttggtgcaagctatttttcaggacatttttaacaaatgcttccAAATGCGGTGGGGACATGTTcgcagcgtccccagtgtaaatgacacttcTGCTACAGTCTCTTGTGCCCTGACCTTTGCCCTGCCTCTTGAGACCTTTGGTTGTACATGATCAAATTTCTGATGAGATGCTAGTTTCCTGTAAAAGAGGAAGCTAAGGTCCGCTTTTGCTGGAAACTGAAATCtcaagaacaaacaaacaaggtgCCCCTTATGACACACGAGCGTATATCTCGCCCTCATGAGGGGAAGTGTGAAAAGAAGTTTGAAGAAAAGTGAAGGTCAAGAGTTTTacttcactttattttttaagtaaagCTTGTCTTTTGTAATGGTGTTTCCTGTATGCATTCCCTGTtgacatcaaaataaatattttgatcaGTAAAAAAGGCCCTATTTTTTAATGTGACACCAACTATTGTGAAAAGGCCAGCGAGACTGCAAGTGGAGTGAGTGTTATCATAAATTGGGTTAATGTCAGTTATAATCTTTGTGTGATGCATTTAAGATTTATAAGAgaagaaatgcaaaaaacaaagttgttttGCTTTAAAACTGTGGCCTACTATATCTGGACTTTTTTTGAAACTTGAAATTTGAAAAGATTATATTAACATAGTTTTCTACATgatgtttgtattatttatttgatattaACTTGTGAACTGGAGCAAAGGGGTGTTGCAACTACTGGACAGGAGGAGTAACCACCCATAAAATGAGAAGTATGACCTAAGAATGTAAAGATCAATCAATGTGATGATCAAGTTCTGGTAGCCAATGAGCGTTTTAGAAATGgtttctgtccttttctttgtttaagTTGCTGACCCTAGAGCTCCGGGGAAGTTGATGTAGTAGATTTTTAGGAGACCTTGTTGGTTAGACTTAGGCGATATTTAATATTGCTTTGCTCTTCATTCTTTTAAAAACTTAGATTATTGCTCTCTGGTAGGGAGATGGGGAGATTTAGGTCCTTTTTAACAAGGGTGATTTTACCAATTGCCCACAGGAACCGGTAAGAGCTCAGGTAGCCTAGAGGATTTTGTGAGAACTTTAAAACcctttttagcattttttgaCAATACATACGTTTCGCTTTTGGTGGACATCAGAGAAAAACTAAAATGCCTTTTCTCCTTTTGTCTTCATTTCTTCCCCCCTTCTGGACTGGTAAGTCAGtattcttttacttttacatcCACACTGCCTACACCTACACACCTCATTACAGATAAACAGTAAATTGGCCGCATTTTGTTAAAGGAACTCATTACAGATTATGTTCAGTGCCCCACTGTCTGGAATCTGCCAGTGAGAGGATGGAAGATGGCTGATGATTTTATCTGGCAGAGCAAAGTGCTCGGCACTGACGAGAAAAGTGTTTTGTCAGATAAGAAATGTGTTGCCGAGTTTGCTTTAGATGGTGATAAAACTGCAATTGCTAGAGTGGCTGACATGGAACTGAAACCAGTTTTTAAGATCAAcaccagtcagtcagacagagaaCAGGAGCCATCATGATGTTTTAAGTTGAAGAAGAACGGGTAAACAAGTGATGATAATTAATGATGTGGATAACGTAAATTTATATTCCAGTTTTAAAGCAGAAATATGACAAAGAGAATATAAAGATCAACATATATGACAAGTGCATTGATTCTGACATTTATATTGACTGAgtgtgtattttaatttcagGATTTAGTCATTTTGTGACAATATTTTTAACTTGCTACTGAATTTTTGAGAGTGCAGTGCTTTAATGTAGGACAGAGTAAGCTGTGTTAAGGTTAGCCATATATGAATGTGCTCTGTGGAAAGCAGGAAGCTGAACATGCTCTGTCTGTAGGCCAATCTCATCATACCTTGTTTGAATGACAACAGAACCTAACCTGTCATGTTCTTCACATCTGCGAACCCTTCTCTTTAACGCTAGCTTAGCGTAGCATAGGCCCTTTCACTCTTGAAAGAACACACAGAGACTCCCTTGTGAAATACTGTGACATCTTTTCTTCTTGTGTAAGACTTGActgccacagacacacacgtacaATATTGGACGTCTGTTAgtgtttcttcctcttcctgctttGGTGAGTAATTCCATACTGCTACACTCTTACAGAATTACCATCACCATCCTGGGACTAGACTCTAGTGATCAGGTGGACCAGAACCTGTGTTAGATCAGGTGCCCTACCAAGGACTCGCTACAACACAGAGATGGGAAATGAagtacacataaacacacatggaaggatttaacaaaacaaaatatacaaaaccCCAAtccataaaataaaactttttccTGATTGATCTAGGTTCAGGTTACTTCCAGCCACAAATGTGGAGATCATTAGAGGGGATCTGACCTTCTGTTATTGGTAAGGGGAGGTAGATGCTGCACATTAATGTGTGGACCCAGATGAAAGCACTTGTGTGCTTGTATgtttatgtgcgtgtgtgtgtgtgtgtgtgtgtgtgtgtgtgtgtgtgtgtgtgtgtgtatgtgtgtgcgaacaaacgaatgtgtgtgtgtagactgCTGTGTCACTCTGTGtgctgtgatgtgtgtgtgcatgtgtgtggcaGAACAAACGAAGGAGTGTGGTAACATGCTGCAGCATTACACCACCAAATTCTGTGCAAACTTGGATTGCCTTGAATCTGGTCATACAGAGACCACTGTGTTCTACATGAAGGTCGCTACGATGTGACACGATCACGAGAGTAAAGATATTTCAAAAAAGTGAAGAAAGAGGTGGGAACAGAGCGATGGAGTGATGTTTAATCATGTTGTAATTGTATATAGGACACAGCCTTTAAGTGTTGAGTTCAGTTACTCTGCAGACTAACTCAGGTTTTTGTTTATCTAAGACCCTAAAAGCTTCTTCTGTTTCTTGCAAAGATTATTAGACACTATGCATCTGTTTTGATCACATCTTTTGTGGGAGGGAAGTGAGGTGTTAACATCTTCTTGCCTATTTTCTTCATATCAACATGTTCACCACATATAAGgagtttaaaatattattaggGGCCttaataaaatgtgaatttctGTAAGAGTAGCCACTGTGTGGCAGAATAATGATAACACATATAGCTTTAAGGAGGAAATACAATAAACTGCACAGTAACACTCAGTCATCACTGTTTATTAGTTTGTGCTGATAATAATAGcaattattttggttttggtaTCCAAACATTACCTTATTGGACGTAACATAACAGACTGATTATAGGACGTCTGTGGGCAAGATGATATATAACAATGATGAGACATTAGGACAAATATGTTGTCATAAATACAAATTGTCCTCACTTAACTTGATGCAACATCACAaaatattaatagtaataaaaatTCCGGTCtgtttcttcaaaataaaagttcctAGATACACAACATAGAAATGCTAATCACAATTAAATAGTTATATGTCAATGAAGACTCCAGCTATcgattattttaataattgtttaatctttaaaattATCTAATAATTCTCAATTATTCAAGTAAtggttacatttttaaaaatagctACTAAAATTTCTGGGAACTCAAGGTTAAATCATTAATTGATTATGAGAATAGTCCCTGATCCATTATCTGTTAATTGAGAACTAACCATTAATTTCAGCTCTAGTGTGAATAATtctactaataataattgtttggggttttttcttttttgtctttttttttttttctttttacaatttTAACAATACAATACTGGTCATTTCTTAAATGGGttgtgattttcaaaataattttgataaaagaaaaacatgacatACTGGCCATTAATAAAAGAACAGGAAGTGAAATGAATCTGTATCTAACAGAACCAACTCAAGACCTTTCAGATGATGGATGCTACCCATCCAAGAAGCTGAAGTACAGTCCAATTCAATGACAccttcctttgtttttcttttacctttCAGATTTGAATTGTTATCAAAGCATTGCGACCCTTCTCGACGCTCCTGCCTCCTTGCAGCTGGCTCAACTGTCAGTTAGCACTAATGCGGATAAACAACGCTAATGCTGCTGGCAGCTGATCTGCAACCTTTACGGCCAACTCCAACACACCTGCTCCCTACATACCTACACCACCCCCTATCTGGCTACTTCGGCCATCAATCTCTTTAACAACCCCTGCATAATGCAAATGCCTCTGGGTCCCAAAGTTCAACCCAGGGACAGTGTGGAGTGCCCAGTTTAAAGACAAAGAAGTGACTCCTGCCAACCCTGGAGGAATGCTTCTGTCGCTGatgtctcagtcaatgagctacAGGCCTGAACAGAGTAGGACCATAATGAACAACGACTTAGAGAAGTCCACAGACATGCACATTAGCAGAACCAGAGAAGAGGAGGTGCTTCTCTGCAAACCAATGCATCAGTCGATAGACCAGGGCACTCGCTCTACCAGCACTCAAAGGGATGAGTTTCTCTCCTCAGGCACAGGGAAGGCCTCCCACCCACGCTCCTCAAGCTCTGCCTCTCTAGCACATAGACACACAGATATTGAAAGTGGAAGTAGCTCTTTGGACTGGTCGTCAAACTACAAAATTCCAACTGTTGATGACTCTAAATTTTGTCCATCATCTGCTTCGTCTAACTGTGCAAGCAGTGGTGCCTCTGAATTAGCTGCTAACATCCTTCTGCAATTTGGACTTGAAAAACAGGACTTGGACTATCTCATTTCCCTCCCCGAAGACCAGATTACTCTTGATAACCTGCCACTCATCTTGCACCAAATACACATTCAGAAGGCCAAGAGTGCTACAACAGCAGTTCAGTCAGTACCCTACCCCGAACCCCAACCCAACAGAAGCGTGGGGACAGGGATGTGCCGGGAGGAAACAGCTGTTCTCCAGCCGAGTAAAGTGATTGACTATGGACGATCAACTTCTTCAAGGTATCTCCTCTGGTTTTTCCACAGTTACAGTTACAGCAGAACCCGTACATTTCCTCGATATTATTTGACTTTAGAAGCATTGCCCAAACATAACTGCTTTATGACCACTTGCCTCAACACCGACACCGTTGGCTTTTATTGTCAAAATGTTACAGATTGTCAGGGATACCAAAATTGTCACAGACACCCAAAGTGGAACACTAGATAGTGCTCGGGACCAGGTAAATTTCTTAAATTTCTTAAATTTCTGGGCAGACACTGTGATTCTATAGATCTGACACATTGTGTTAACTCACACTACATGTTTTATTTGGCCTTATTGCACAGTCAGAACCTGCCTCTTTTATGCTCACACTTAATGGGTCAACTGACCGACCACAATGTGAAGCTCGCACTGAGCAGAAGCTAAAGTAACAATTCCAAACAAGATGGCTGCTTCCTCAGTgctgacaaaaagagagaaagatagcGCTTTATGAACAAAAAgtaagaatatatatatatgataaatatttaaatattaaaacaaactacAGTTAATGACAGATTGTTTTTTGATTGTAGCCATGAGGGAAATCGGATCGTGCAACTTCTCAAACTGCATAACAGTTCATGCGTACCAGAAATCCAATTGCCTGAGAGCCAGATTGTTGATCGTTTAGGTTATTTAACCCTTGTGCATTGTGGAAATTGCTCCTGTCGCCACCATGGCTTGGTGGGTAGAATGAAGAGGTAGTTCgataacactcacacacaaaattCCATTTTTAAATTATCATTAGTTTAATTGGACACTTATTTCGTCCCAACTTTCAGGTCTCGTTTTCACTCCCCATTGTATGACCGTCCGACCTTCTCCCGCTATCGGTCACATTCAAGAAACCCTGATAGACAAACGTCACAGAGGATGAGAGATGAGAAACAGTCCTCACCAAGGAGGAATGACGACAGACAAGCATTTCCAAGGAGTAGCCGTGAGAGACGATCGCCACCATGGAGGAACCATGAGAGGCAATCGCCTACAATGGGTTCATCCCCTCGACGAAAGAAGTCAAGCAGTAGTGAGATGCTGAATGCACGTAAGCAAAGACCATTTCAAGATCTGCAGTTTAGGGCTGGAACCAAAGATTGTTTTCATTACAACCAGAGAAGGTTGGCATTTtcttataaaaataatttaaattaattaatcagttGTCAGTATTGTCACCAGTTATTTGTCTGTTAGTCTAatacatcaataaatataaaaatgttacaaaatcaAACGCATAATATAACTCTTCATTTTTAAAACTTACAATGGAGGCTTTCTATGAGACTTTAACAATTTTGTCTGACACTCATCTTTCATCTTTGTCCCTCTAGCTGTTTTCAAACAGTCTGACCTGGAGGCCGGGGTTAAAGCTCTGGTTCCTACCTTATGGGATGAGCTACACAAGATGAATACcccctcatcatcatcctcatcttcCAAAGTATGAAATACCTCCTCATCTCCTCATTCTGCAGGAGGAAATATATCAGAAATCTGAAAATTATACATATGaagcaaaaaaacatgtttcatgAAAGATGACAATAAAGGGTCAATAAATTGGCCCGTTATTGAGCGAAATCCCTACAGCAGGCAGCTGCGAAACTGGCTACAATATAATCATCCAGGGTAAATGTCCACCCTTATGTACATCCATTAACTAAAAGTGCTtgtttctgccactgtcaggCTCAGATAGTTATTATAAGTGTCTGTCACCCTTCATGGGAAACCTTGCAAATTCAAGGAATAATAAGAGCATAATTTGTTACTCTATATGGGGTTTGAGAAAAGCCATTAAGTTTCTAATAGCCAAAGGGAGAATCCACAGAACAGATGAACTAGGACTGGAACTGATGCCTGGACCTCAGGTTGCTTGAAATATAGTTATCCTAAAATCCCCCGTCATAGCTCCAACCTGGTTTGGATACTTTTCAGCAATCAGTATGTAAACCACACACATCTTCTTTGTCCAGGGTGTGTTTCTTCTGTGATTTAATTATGTATAGTGTTATTCTATTTGTtgctatacagtatatactgaaTGTGATTGAGTCTGGCTTTTAGACGTGCACTAATTCCGTGGTATAGCCACACCTATGGGAAGGACATGATTATTTAGTCAATAACTCACACCTGAGTTAACTTGATGCCTCTGTACCTGATAAGGGGTCAACCTGGTACTCTTgttaaattaatgaaaaaacGTTTTTGAAAGGGAGCAGTCTACAGTGTTGTGAAACAGCTGGATACTGTCCAGAACATGTGCTGTCTTATTCCTAGACCATTACACAAAGGAGAGACGGGCCTTACTATGACTCTGCCTCTGTCCCTGAAACATATAGGCCCACTGGAAGACAAGAGAACATGGTGTTGTGTATCCACAAATTGtaaattgttaaaaaacaaaataaaccttAATTCAGTAttctaatatttaaatatactgcAAAGATGAGTATGTACCACAAAGTTTGACAGAAAATTTAGCAAGAGAAAATTTTTTTggattattattcattttatttctttattttcaccCTTTAATGAATCATCTCAGAAGATTATATTGTTTGTACTAAAATTTTATAAACTTATGTTGCTGTGTGGTTGCTAAAATGCATTTCTTAATCAACATTATAATAGTGTTGTATAATCAGAATGTTTTGTGAGACTATGCTTTAGGactgaaatgcattttttcTTTGGCTCTTATTCTTTCCTTACTCTTTATCAGGGGCGGTTTGTTCATTTG
Proteins encoded in this region:
- the LOC123979739 gene encoding uncharacterized protein LOC123979739, which codes for MLLSLMSQSMSYRPEQSRTIMNNDLEKSTDMHISRTREEEVLLCKPMHQSIDQGTRSTSTQRDEFLSSGTGKASHPRSSSSASLAHRHTDIESGSSSLDWSSNYKIPTVDDSKFCPSSASSNCASSGASELAANILLQFGLEKQDLDYLISLPEDQITLDNLPLILHQIHIQKAKSATTAVQSVPYPEPQPNRSVGTGMCREETAVLQPSKVIDYGRSTSSRSRFHSPLYDRPTFSRYRSHSRNPDRQTSQRMRDEKQSSPRRNDDRQAFPRSSRERRSPPWRNHERQSPTMGSSPRRKKSSSSEMLNAPVFKQSDLEAGVKALVPTLWDELHKMNTPSSSSSSSKGTCSSRGTEPGPSALSSSNPHLGAEPMAISESDRKGTPHCPDQRVEVTKKIVFLQFLDYDNNRIQHRCYPDHKIWSRICWCREGEIPERRDGKLPSVSVWNWNTGPGILRQSQLLCTQYPPEHHRMNRLRCALQIYQHPRGAWCLIDCIDRNEVLIRQYVLTPNPAMFQSQSESVDCWREGLSDFPSRQYPFFAREGVVRMRSVKKGTQVLVLGGPS